The genomic interval CCTTCCTGTACATGGCCTTCTTCTCGCTCCTGGCCTTTCTGCTGGGAGGCTTGGTCCTAGCTCTGGCGGCGGTCGCCGTGATCTTGGGCGGTGTGGCTCTATTTCCGCTCCTCCTGCCTTTCCTGCCCACCCATGAATTCAGCTCGAAAGGCACGATACTGGGCATTCTACTCTCCTTGCCATTCTCTCTCTATTCCCTGACCTTGGGACATGCGGTGGACCTGGAGCTGGTGGTCAGGGTCTTGGCCTTCGCTTTGCTGATGGCTCCCTGGGTCTCATTCCTGGCGCTCAACTTCACCGGATGCTCGACCTACACATCCAGAACGGGCGTGCGCAAGGAGATCTTCCGTTGGATACCGGTCATGGCGATCATGTTCGTCGCCGGAGTGGTGCTTGGGATCGTTTCCCATTTTGCTGGAATGGGTGGTGTGCTATGAGCTTCATAGAGATTGGGGATGAGGAAATAGTATTCGAGCCGTTGAACGGTGAGAAGAACACCCTTCGCTACGCGGAGAAGAGATGCATTGGATGCGGAGTCTGCAGCTCAGTATGCCCGCACGGGGTGTTCGTGCAGAACGGGAAGAAAGCGGTCATGCGGCGGTACGAGGCGTGCATGGAATGCGGCGCCTGCGCTCGCAACTGCCCGACGGCAGCCATCGTGGTCAACAGCAGCGTGGGCTGCGCCGCTGCCATGATACGGGCCGCTCTCACCGGCAAAGGGGTGGATTGCGAGGACCTGGAGTGCTGCTGACGCCACCAGTTGTGTCGGGGGGACCGGTCCAAGCTACCGAAACATTGACATTCTATCGATGGATTCTAGCGGCGGAAGTGAACCGGAATGAAGCTAGCGCAGATCGCGGGCTTTCTGGGTAGCGGCAAGACGACGCTGCTCATCGACGTCTCCAAGGAACTGGTCCAGCGAGGGCACCGCATAGCCATCATCGTGAACGATGTGGGCGAGATCAACGTGGATGCCAAGTTCATCGAGACCTACGGCCTCAAGGCCCGGGAGATCTCGGGCGGATGCATCTGCTGCCAGATCGCCGGCACCTTCGCCAACACCATCGCCGTTCTGCACAACACCTTCAAGCCGGACATCGTCATCGTCGAGCCTTCGGGAGTGGCCATACCCTGGGGATTGAAGCGAGCGGCCGAGTACTCGGAGGCGGAGAGCGACGTCATCATCGAGCATGCCCCGGTCATCACCCTGGTGGATGCGGTCCGAGTGGACCTGCTCATGAACGCGGTGAGACGCCTGGTAGAGACGCAGATACGCGAGGCGGACGTGGTGCTCATTAACAAGGTGGACGCCGCCAACGAGGAGCAGATCGAGAAATCGCGCAAGCTCATCAGGGGCATCAATGAGAAAGCCGAGATAATGCTCGTTTCCGGCCGCACCGGGAAAGGGCTGAAGGAGGTGGCGGACGTGATCGAGAAGAGGGTCTCGCCCCGCTACGATGAAGCGGTGGAGAAGGAATTACTCAGGAAGCAGTACGGGGGCGACGGGGCTTGAGCCAGGGTCATCATTCAAAAGAGGAAGACGAGGAGCTGCATCTGGAGATGCATCGCGCGGCCGATGAGCTGGGAAAGTTCGCGGCCAAGATGCGCATCCGCGATCCTAAGGGCATCTCTCCAGCGAATGCGAAGAAGTTCATGGGCTCGTTGCTCGTCACCGTCACCAAGGAATGCTTCTCGGTGGGTGCGGACCTCATCGGCCATGTGAAGGCGTTCATGCACACGCCCGATGGAACGCTGATGGGTAGTCTGGTCGACCTCGAAGTGGGAGTGCAGCTCACCTCCGGGCTGAGCGAGAACAAGTTCAAAGAGGCGGAGGTCATTCTCCATGTCATCGTACATGGCATCTGGGACGACAAGGTGCGCGATGCCACCAGGGCCGGGATCCAGAAGGTCATCAAGCAGTATGGGCTGGAGCTGGAAGTGCTTCAGGACTACTTCGAGACAGAGAAGGGCATCGAACACCACATCAAGAAGTGAGGGAGCACA from Methanomassiliicoccales archaeon carries:
- the hgcB gene encoding mercury methylation ferredoxin HgcB, with protein sequence MSFIEIGDEEIVFEPLNGEKNTLRYAEKRCIGCGVCSSVCPHGVFVQNGKKAVMRRYEACMECGACARNCPTAAIVVNSSVGCAAAMIRAALTGKGVDCEDLECC